In the genome of Rhodamnia argentea isolate NSW1041297 chromosome 3, ASM2092103v1, whole genome shotgun sequence, one region contains:
- the LOC115729968 gene encoding cullin-4, with protein sequence MSHPTKRFATSASTTGPSSSSSSSSGDGAAAPSAFASPPMKKAKSQAVAGSLDSTAAHKNGLHPHPAKQQSQQPGFDPEGDVVFDPTTLSLEDGMKSDDMAAGHSVAANLSRKKATPPQPPKKLIIKLVKAKPTLPTNFEEDTWAKLKAAINAIFLKQPVSCSLEDYYQAVNDLCLHKLGGNLYQRIEKECETHISAVLQTLVGQSPDLAVFLSLVERCWQDFCDQMLMIRGIALYLDRTYVKQNPNVRSLWDMGLQLFRKHLHLSAEVEHKTVTGLLRMIERERLGEAVDRTLLNHLLKMFTALGIYAESFEKPFLECTSEFYAAEGMKYMQQSDVPDYMKHVEVRLHEEHERCLLYLDASTRKPLIATAERQLLERHIHAILDKGFMMLMDGNRIEDLQRMYQLFARVNALESLRQALSLYIRQTGQGIVMDEEKDKDMVPSLLESKVSLDAIWEESFSKNEMFCNTVKDSFEHLINLRQNRPAELIAKFLDDKLRAGNKGTSEEELESILDKVLVLFRFIQGKDVFEAFYKKDLAKRLLLGKSASIDAEKSMITKLKTECGSQFTNKLEGMFKDIELSKEINESFKQSSQARTKLPSGIEMSVHVLTTGYWPTYPPMDVRLPHELNVYQDIFKEFYLSKYSGRRLMWQSSLGHCVLKADFPKGRKELAVSLFQTVVLMLFNDAQKLSLQDIRDSTGIEDKELRRTLQSLACGKVRVLQKVPKGRDVEDDDSFEFNEAFSAPLYRIKVNAIQMKETVEENTSTTERVFQDRQYQVDAAIVRIMKTRKVLSHTLLITELFQQLKFPIKPADLKKRIESLIDREYLERDKNNPQIYNYLA encoded by the exons ATGTCTCACCCCACCAAACGCTTTGCCACCAGCGCGTCCACCACcggcccctcctcctcctcctcttcctcctccggcGACGGCGCCGCCGCCCCTTCTGCCTTCGCTTCTCCGCCCATGAAGAAAGCCAAGTCCCAGGCCGTCGCCGGCTCTCTCGACTCCACTGCCGCCCACAAGAACGGCCTCCACCCACATCCCGCCAAGCAACAGTCGCAGCAGCCGGGATTCGATCCTGAGGGCGATGTCGTCTTTGATCCTACGACCCTGTCCCTTGAGGACGGCATGAAGTCGGACGACATGGCGGCGGGGCACAGCGTCGCCGCCAATTTGTCCCGAAAGAAGGCCACGCCTCCGCAGCCTCCCAAGAAGCTCATTATCAAGCTTGTAAAAG CTAAGCCGACACTTCCCACGAATTTTGAAGAGGATACATGGGCAAAGCTTAAAGCAGCTATAAATGCAATATTCTTAAAGCAACCTGTTTCCTGTAGTTTGGAGGATTATTACCAG GCTGTCAATGACCTCTGCCTACACAAATTGGGGGGAAATCTTTATCAACGCATTGAGAAAGAGTGTGAAACACATATATCAGCGGTGCTGCAGACTCTCGTCGGCCAGAGCCCAGATTTGGCAGTTTTCTTATCACTTGTTGAGAGATGCTGGCAGGATTTCTGTGACCAGATGCTGATGATTCGTGGCATAGCCTTATATTTGGATAGAACCTACGTGAAGCAAAACCCAAATGTTCGGTCATTATGGGACATGGGATTGCAACTTTTCCGAAAGCATCTTCATTTGTCAGCAGAAGTTGAGCATAAAACTGTCACCGGTCTCTTAAGAATGATTGAAAGGGAAAG GTTGGGTGAAGCAGTTGATAGGACGCTCCTTAATCATCTTCTGAAGATGTTTACTGCTCTAGGAATTTATGCAGAAAGTTTTGAGAAGCCATTCCTTGAGTGCACATCCGAATTTTATGCGGCTGAAGGCATGAAGTACATGCAGCAGTCAGATGTTCCAGACTACATGAAACATGTGGAG GTTAGATTGCATGAAGAACATGAGAGGTGTTTGCTCTACCTCGATGCTAGTACAAGGAAGCCTCTAATTGCTACTGCAGAAAGGCAACTTCTGGAACGACATATACATGCTATTCTCGATAAG GGATTCATGATGCTGATGGATGGAAATCGTATTGAGGACCTTCAGAGAATGTACCAATTGTTTGCAAGGGTAAACGCTTTGGAGTCATTGAGACAAGCACTTAGCTTGTATATACGACAGACTGGTCAGGGTATTGTCATGgatgaagaaaaagataaggacATGGTGCCATCCCTTTTGGAGTCTAAGGTTTCTTTAGATGCAATATGGGAAGAAAGTTTTTCGAAGAACGAAATGTTTTGCAACACTGTCAAGGATTCATTTGAGCACCTAATCAATCTTCGTCAG AACCGACCAGCTGAGTTAATTGCAAAGTTTCTTGATGATAAGTTACGCGCTGGTAATAAAGGAACCTCAGAAGAGGAATTGGAGAGTATACTTGATAAAGTTCTGGTTTTGTTTAGGTTCATCCAG GGAAAGGATGTGTTTGAAGCATTCTACAAGAAGGATCTTGCGAAGAGACTGTTATTGGGGAAGAGTGCTTCCATTGATGCAGAAAAATCCATGATCACAAAG CTGAAGACCGAGTGTGGTAGTCAGTTCACAAATAAACTTGAAGGAATGTTCAAG GACATTGAATTATCGAAAGAGATAAATGAATCATTCAAGCAATCATCACAAGCAAGGACAAAACTACCGTCAGGAATTGAGATGAGCGTCCATGTGCTGACTACAGG GTACTGGCCCACTTATCCACCCATGGATGTAAGGCTCCCTCATGAATTGAATGTTTATCAG GACATATTTAAGGAGTTTTACCTTAGCAAGTATAGTGGGAGACGTCTAATGTGGCAAAGTTCATTAGGTCACTGTGTTCTGAAGGCAGATTTTCCGAAAGGGAGAAAAGAGCTGGCAGTTTCCCTATTTCAG ACAGTTGTTCTGATGCTATTTAACGATGCTCAGAAGCTTAGTTTGCAAGATATAAGAGACTCCACAGGCATTGAGGATAAGGAGCTGAGAAGAACTCTGCAATCCCTTGCATGTGGAAAAGTGAGGGTCCTTCAAAAG GTGCCCAAGGGCAGGGATGTGGAGGATGATGATTCTTTCGAGTTCAATGAAGCTTTTAGTGCTCCTCTCTATCGAATAAAG GTTAATGCTATCCAGATGAAGGAAACAGTGGAGGAGAACACAAGTACCACCGAAAGAGTGTTTCAGGACCGTCAATATCAG GTCGATGCTGCTATTGTTCGGATAATGAAGACAAGGAAAGTGCTTAGCCACACACTTTTGATAACTGAACTGTTTCAGCAG CTCAAATTCCCTATCAAGCCAGCTGATCTGAAGAAAAGGATTGAAAGCCTGATTGACAGAGAATACCTGGAGCGGGACAAGAACAACCCTCAGATATACAATTACTTGGCTTAG